A genomic stretch from Setaria viridis chromosome 1, Setaria_viridis_v4.0, whole genome shotgun sequence includes:
- the LOC117839756 gene encoding myb family transcription factor IPN2, translated as MFSSKKATSAAAAAAAVSSNDRQMCVQGDSGLVLTTDPKPRLRWTVELHERFVDAVTQLGGPDKATPKTIMRVMGVKGLTLYHLKSHLQKFRLGKQPHKEFNDHSVKDAAAMEMQRNAASSSGMMGRSMNDRSVHMNEAIRMQMEVQRRLHEQLEVQKHLQMRIEAQGKYMQSILEKAYQTIASGDVAACPAGGYKSLGNPAIVDVCSFKDIGPSMGFASLQDLHMYGGGHLDLQHQMERPMEAFFANCDMGSLGKKRLSPYAAGKSPMMWGDDEQGKGGIDQLQMAPPMMDAGGIDVMDSIADVYGDVKPMMSSDSTGSKGCFEGKLERPSPRRPHMGNQRMGSPSVIGGQTRNLSYG; from the exons ATGTTCTCTTCCAAGAAGGCCActagcgccgctgccgctgccgctgccgtgaGCTCAAATGATAGACAGATGTGTGTTCAGGGAGACTCGGGCCTCGTCCTCACCACCGACCCCAAGCCCCGCCTCCGGTGGACGGTCGAGCTCCATGAGCGCTTCGTCGACGCCGTCACGCAGCTCGGCGGCCCGGACA AGGCGACTCCAAAGACTATCATGAGGGTCATGGGAGTGAAGGGGCTTACTCTCTACCACCTCAAGAGCCACCTCCAG AAATTCAGGTTAGGGAAGCAGCCACACAAGGAGTTCAACGATCACTCAGTTAAGGATG CTGCAGCAATGGAGATGCAACGGAACGCGGCATCTTCCTCAGGCATGATGGGAAGAAGCATGAATGA CCGCAGCGTGCACATGAATGAGGCTATCAGGATGCAAATGGAAGTCCAGAGAAGGCTACATGAGCAACTAGAG GTGCAAAAGCACCTCCAGATGAGGATTGAAGCCCAGGGGAAGTACATGCAGTCCATCCTGGAGAAAGCCTACCAGACCATCGCCTCCGGCGACGTCGCAGCGTGCCCGGCCGGCGGGTACAAGTCCCTAGGCAACCCGGCGATCGTCGACGTCTGCTCCTTCAAGGACATTGGCCCTTCCATGGGCTTCGCCTCCTTGCAAGACCTGCACATGTACGGCGGCGGCCACCTGGACCTGCAGCACCAGATGGAGCGGCCAATGGAGGCCTTCTTCGCCAACTGCGACATGGGCTCGCTGGGGAAGAAGAGGCTCAGCCCTTACGCCGCCGGCAAGAGCCCCATGATGTGGGGCGACGACGAGCAGGGCAAGGGAGGCATCGACCAGCTCCAGATGGCGCCGCCAATGATGGACGCCGGCGGCATCGACGTCATGGACTCCATCGCCGACGTGTACGGCGACGTGAAGCCCATGATGTCCAGCGACTCCACGGGGAGCAAGGGCTGCTTCGAGGGCAAGCTCGAGAGGccatcgccgcggcggccgcacATGGGCAACCAGAGGATGGGCAGCCCGTCGGTGATCGGAGGCCAGACGAGGAACCTGTCCTACGGGTAA
- the LOC117850278 gene encoding succinate-semialdehyde dehydrogenase, mitochondrial produces MAMAIGMMTMRRAAALGARHILAASSSSRVVPLRHMSADAGAAMEKIRAAGLLRTQGLIAGQWVDAYDGKTIEVQNPATGEVLASVSCMGSRETSDAIASAHSTFYSWSKLTANERSKALRKWYDLIIAHKEELALLMTLEQGKPMKEALGEVNYGASFIEYFAEEAKRIYGDIIPPTLSDRRLLVLKQPVGVVGAITPWNFPLAMITRKVGPALACGCTVVVKPSEFTPLTALAAADLALQAGIPAGALNVVMGNAPEIGDALLQSTQVRKITFTGSTAVGKKLMAGSADTVKKVSLELGGNAPCIVFDDADIDVAVKGSLAAKFRNSGQTCVCANRILVQEGIYEKFASAFIKAVQSLQVGNGLEESTSQGPLINEAAVQKVEKFINDATSKGANVMLGGKRHSLGMTFYEPTVVGNVSNDMLLFREEVFGPVAPLIPFKTEEEAIHLANDTNAGLAAYIFTRSIPRSWRVSESLEYGLVGVNEGIISTEVAPFGGVKQSGLGREGSKYGVDEYLELKYICMGNMG; encoded by the exons ATGGCGATGGCGATAGGGATGATGACGATGCgacgcgcggcggcgctcggcgccCGCCACATCCTggcggcatcctcctcctcccgcgtcGTACCCCTCCGCCAC ATGAGCGCGGACGCGGGTGCTGCGATGGAGaagatccgggcggcggggctgctcAGGACGCAGGGGCTCATCGCCGGGCAGTGGGTCGACGCATACGACGGCAAGACCATCGAG GTGCAAAACCCAGCCACTGGTGAGGTCCTTGCAAGTGTGTCCTGTATGGGCAGCAGAGAAACATCCGATGCTATAGCTTCTGCTCATAGTACATTCTATT CTTGGAGTAAACTCACTGCAAATGAGAGGAGCAAGGCACTGAGAAAATG GTATGATCTAATTATTGCACACAAGGAAGAGCTTGCACTTCTCATGACACTGGAGCAGGGGAAACCCATGAAAGAAGCCCTTGGTGAG GTCAATTATGGCGCAAGTTTCATAGAATATTTCGCTGAGGAAGCAAAGCGTATATACGGTGACATCATTCCCCCAACTCTGTCAGACCGCAGACTGTTGGTTCTGAAGCAG CCTGTTGGGGTAGTTGGAGCTATCACACCATGGAATTTTCCATTAGCAATGATAACCCGAAAG GTTGGGCCAGCTTTGGCATGTGGCTGCACTGTTGTTGTCAAGCCATCGGAGTTCACACCTCTGACAGCATTAGCTGCAGCAGACCTTGCTCTTCAAGCTGGAATACCAGCG GGTGCACTAAATGTTGTGATGGGTAATGCTCCTGAGATAGGTGATGCATTACTGCAGAGTACACAG gTCAGGAAGATTACGTTCACTGGATCAACAGCTGTTGGCAAAAAACTGATGGCAGGATCTGCAGATACTGTGAAAAAG gTCTCTTTGGAACTTGGTGGGAATGCACCTTGCATTGTTTTCGATGATGCAGACATCGATGTTGCTGTTAAAGGCAGT CTTGCTGCCAAGTTCCGTAACAGTGGACAGACATGTGTTTGTGCAAACAGGATATTGGTGCAAGAAG GTATCTATGAAAAATTTGCAAGCGCATTCATCAAGGCTGTTCAGAGTCTGCAGGTCGGTAATGGGCTAGAAGAGAGCACATCACAG GGTCCTCTGATTAATGAAGCTGCTGTCCAAAAG GTGGAGAAGTTCATAAATGATGCGACTTCAAAG GGAGCAAACGTCATGCTAGGTGGTAAAAGGCACAGCCTGGGGATGACATTTTATGAGCCAACTGTAGTAGGGAATGTCAGCAATGATATgcttcttttcag gGAAGAAGTTTTTGGTCCAGTTGCACCTCTTATACCATTCAAAACTGAGGAAGAAGCAATCCATTTGGCCAATGATACAAACGCAG GCTTAGCTGCATACATATTTACCAGGAGCATACCTCGATCGTGGCGTGTCTCTGAATCTCTTGAATACGGCTTAGTTGGGGTAAACGAGGGAATTATTTCAACAGAG GTGGCACCATTTGGCGGAGTAAAGCAGTCAGGTCTTGGGAGAGAAGGATCAAAATACGGCGTCGACGAGTACCTGGAG CTCAAGTATATATGCATGGGCAACATGGGCTGA